Below is a genomic region from Citrobacter telavivensis.
TTACTGGGCGTAAAGCGCACGCAGGCGGTCTGTCAAGTCGGATGTGAAATCCCCGGGCTCAACCTGGGAACTGCATTCGAAACTGGCAGGCTTGAGTCTCGTAGAGGGGGGTAGAATTCCAGGTGTAGCGGTGAAATGCGTAGAGATCTGGAGGAATACCGGTGGCGAAGGCGGCCCCCTGGACGAAGACTGACGCTCAGGTGCGAAAGCGTGGGGAGCAAACAGGATTAGATACCCTGGTAGTCCACGCCGTAAACGATGTCTATTTGGAGGTTGTTCCCTTGAGGAGTGGCTTCCGGAGCTAACGCGTTAAATAGACCGCCTGGGGAGTACGGCCGCAAGGTTAAAACTCAAATGAATTGACGGGGGCCCGCACAAGCGGTGGAGCATGTGGTTTAATTCGATGCAACGCGAAGAACCTTACCTGGTCTTGACATCCACAGAACCTTGTAGAGATACGAGGGTGCCTTCGGGAACTGTGAGACAGGTGCTGCATGGCTGTCGTCAGCTCGTGTTGTGAAATGTTGGGTTAAGTCCCGCAACGAGCGCAACCCTTATCCTTTGTTGCCAGCGGTCCGGCCGGGAACTCAAAGGAGACTGCCAGTGATAAACTGGAGGAAGGTGGGGATGACGTCAAGTCATCATGGCCCTTACGACCAGGGCTACACACGTGCTACAATGGCATATACAAAGAGAAGCGACCTCGCGAGAGTAAGCGGACCTCATAAAGTATGTCGTAGTCCGGATTGGAGTCTGCAACTCGACTCCATGAAGTCGGAATCGCTAGTAATCGTGGATCAGAATGCCACGGTGAATACGTTCCCGGGCCTTGTACACACCGCCCGTCACACCATGGGAGTGGGTTGCAAAAGAAGTAGGTAGCTTAACCTTCGGGAGGGCGCTTACCACTTTGTGATTCATGACTGGGGTGAAGTCGTAACAAGGTAACCGTAGGGGAACCTGCGGTTGGATCACCTCCTTACCTTAAAGAACCTGCCTTTGTAGTGCTCACACAGATTGTCTGATGAAAAGTGAATAGCAAGGCGTCTTGCGATTGAGACTTCAGTGTCCCCTTCGTCTAGAGGCCCAGGACACCGCCCTTTCACGGCGGTAACAGGGGTTCGAATCCCCTAGGGGACGCCAGCGTTCAAACTGATGAGGTGCAAACCTCCCAGGGGACGCCACTTGCTGGTTTGTGAGTGAAAGTCACCTGCCTTAATATCTCAAAACTGACTTCAGAGTCATGTTTGAGATATTTGCTCTTTAAAAATCTGGATCAAGCTGAAAATTGAAACGACACACAGTTAATGTGTGTTCGAGTCTCTCAAATTTTCACAACACTGACGGTGTTTTACGAAACATCTTCGGGTTGTGAGGTTAAGCGACTAAGCGTACACGGTGGATGCCCTGGCAGTCAGAGGCGATGAAGGACGTGCTAATCTGCGAAAAGCGTCGGTAAGGTGATATGAACCGTTATAGCCGGCGATGTCCGAATGGGGAAACCCAGTGCAATTCGTTGCACTATCGTTAAGTGAATACATAGCTTAACGAGGCGAACCGGGGGAACTGAAACATCTAAGTACCCCGAGGAAAAGAAATCAACCGAGATTCCCCCAGTAGCGGCGAGCGAACGGGGAGCAGCCCAGAGCCTGAATCAGCATGTGTGTTAGTGGAACGGTCTGGAAAGGCCGGCGATACAGGGTGACAGCCCCGTACACAAAAGTGCATGTGTTGTGAGCTCGATGAGTAGGGCGGGACACGTGGTATCCTGTCTGAATATGGGGGGACCATCCTCCAAGGCTAAATACTCCTGACTGACCGATAGTGAACCAGTACCGTGAGGGAAAGGCGAAAAGAACCCCGGCGAGGGGAGTGAAAAAGAACCTGAAACCGTGTACGTACAAGCAGTGGGAGCCTCTTTATGGGGTGACTGCGTACCTTTTGTATAATGGGTCAGCGACTTATATTCTGTAGCAAGGTTAACCGAATAGGGGAGCCGAAGGGAAACCGAGTCTTAACTGGGCGTTAAGTTGCAGGGTATAGACCCGAAACCCGGTGATCTAGCCATGGGCAGGTTGAAGGTTGGGTAACACTAACTGGAGGACCGAACCGACTAATGTTGAAAAATTAGCGGATGACTTGTGGCTGGGGGTGAAAGGCCAATCAAACCGGGAGATAGCTGGTTCTCCCCGAAAGCTATTTAGGTAGCGCCTCGTGAACTCATCTTCGGGGGTAGAGCACTGTTTCGGCTAGGGGGTCATCCCGACTTACCAACCCGATGCAAACTGCGAATACCGAAGAATGTTATCACGGGAGACACACGGCGGGTGCTAACGTCCGTCGTGAAGAGGGAAACAACCCAGACCGCCAGCTAAGGTCCCAAAGTCATGGTTAAGTGGGAAACGATGTGGGAAGGCTCAGACAGCCAGGATGTTGGCTTAGAAGCAGCCATCATTTAAAGAAAGCGTAATAGCTCACTGGTCGAGTCGGCCTGCGCGGAAGATGTAACGGGGCTAAACCATGCACCGAAGCTGCGGCAGCGACACTATGTGTTGTTGGGTAGGGGAGCGTTCTGTAAGCCTGCGAAGGTGTGCTGTGAGGCATGCTGGAGGTATCAGAAGTGCGAATGCTGACATAAGTAACGATAAAGCGGGTGAAAAGCCCGCTCGCCGGAAGACCAAGGGTTCCTGTCCAACGTTAATCGGGGCAGGGTGAGTCGACCCCTAAGGCGAGGCCGAAAGGCGTAGTCGATGGGAAACAGGTTAATATTCCTGTACTTGGTGTTACTGCGAAGGGGGGACGGAGAAGGCTATGTTGGCCGGGCGACGGTTGTCCCGGTTTAAGCGTGTAGGTGTGTGTTCCAGGTAAATCCGGTTCACTCTAACACTGAGGCGTGATGACGAGGCACTACGGTGCTGAAGTAACAAATGCCCTGCTTCCAGGAAAAGCCTCTAAGCATCAGGTAACATCAAATCGTACCCCAAACCGACACAGGTGGTCAGGTAGAGAATACCAAGGCGCTTGAGAGAACTCGGGTGAAGGAACTAGGCAAAATGGTGCCGTAACTTCGGGAGAAGGCACGCTGATATGTAGGTGAAGTGATTTACTCATGGAGCTGAAATCAGTCGAAGATACCAGCTGGCTGCAACTGTTTATTAAAAACACAGCACTGTGCAAACACGAAAGTGGACGTATACGGTGTGACGCCTGCCCGGTGCCGGAAGGTTAATTGATGGGGTTATCCTTAGGGAGAAGCTCTTGATCGAAGCCCCGGTAAACGGCGGCCGTAACTATAACGGTCCTAAGGTAGCGAAATTCCTTGTCGGGTAAGTTCCGACCTGCACGAATGGCGTAATGATGGCCAGGCTGTCTCCACCCGAGACTCAGTGAAATTGAACTCGCTGTGAAGATGCAGTGTACCCGCGGCAAGACGGAAAGACCCCGTGAACCTTTACTATAGCTTGACACTGAACACTGGTCCTTGATGTGTAGGATAGGTGGGAGGCTTTGAAGTGTGGACGCCAGTCTGCATGGAGCCAACCTTGAAATACCACCCTTTAATGGCTGGTGTTCTAACGTGGGCCCGTAATCCGGGTTGCGGACAGTGTCTGGTGGGTAGTTTGACTGGGGCGGTCTCCTCCTAAAGAGTAACGGAGGAGCACGAAGGTTAGCTAATCCTGGTCGGACATCAGGAGGTTAGTGCAAAGGCATAAGCTAGCTTGACTGCGAGCGTGACGGCGCGAGCAGGTGCGAAAGCAGGTCTTAGTGATCCGGTGGTTCTGAATGGAAGGGCCATCGCTCAACGGATAAAAGGTACTCCGGGGATAACAGGCTGATACCGCCCAAGAGTTCATATCGACGGCGGTGTTTGGCACCTCGATGTCGGCTCATCACATCCTGGGGCTGAAGTAGGTCCCAAGGGTATGGCTGTTCGCCATTTAAAGTGGTACGCGAGCTGGGTTTAGAACGTCGTGAGACAGTTCGGTCCCTATCTGCCGTGGGCGCTGGAGAATTGAGGGGGGCTGCTCCTAGTACGAGAGGACCGGAGTGGACGCATCACTGGTGTTCGGGTTGTCATGCCAATGGCACTGCCCGGTAGCTAAATGCGGAAAAGATAAGTGCTGAAAGCATCTAAGCACGAAACTTGCCCCGAGATGAGTTCTCCCTGACCCTTTAAGGGTCCTGAAGGAACGTTGAAGACGACGACGTTGATAGGCCGGGTGTGTAAGCGCAGCGATGCGTTGAGCTAACCGGTACTAATGAACCGTGAGGCTTAACCTTACAACGCCGAAGATGTTTTGGCGGATTTGAGAGAATTTCAGTTCAGCTTGATAACAGATTGTGTCACTTCGTGGAAGCGGGGTGATAAAACAGAATTTGCCTGGCGGCTGTAGCGCGGTGGTCCCACCTGACCCCATGCCGAACTCAGAAGTGAAACGCCGTAGCGCCGATGGTAGTGTGGGGTCTCCCCATGTGAGAGTAGGGAACTGCCAGGCATCAGACAGTGAAAAAGCCCATCCTGACGGATGGGCTTTTTTGCGTCTGTGCACCACGGAAAATGCCGGATGGCGGCTTCGCCTTATCCGGCCTACAGGCAGGGCGAGCCACCGTGGTAGCGTAAATGCAATAACGGATACGGCCGCCCAAGATCATCGACCTCTGCGCGCCCCGCCACCCAGAATCCCATCTTCTTATAGAACCCAACGGCTTGTTCATTCTGTTCGTTCACGTTAGTTGTTAACGCGGGTGCTAACGAAAGCGCATGCTCAATCAACAGCTTACCTACGCCACGGCCCCGAACGTCGGGATCAACAAACAGCGCATCCATATGATCCCCGGTGAGTAACATAAATGCGACGGGCTCATCCTGCTCATTAGCGGCGACCCATAAAGGCGCTTCGGGTAAAAACGAGCGGACTAACTCCTCCAGCTCGATACGGTATTCTTTAGACAGAAAATCATGAGTGGCGTCGACCGAACGACACCAGATCGCGATCAGTTTTTCTCCTTCATCATGCTGGGATCGGCGGATGTTAATAACCATATTCTCTCCTTTTCGTTATGCTTATATTCTAACGTCTCCGTCGTCGTGAAACTTTCTCACCTTTAACATGCAGACTCGACATTGGCGTAATTTCTGGGTATCTTCAGCTATCTGGATGTCTAAACGTTTAAACGTATGTAGTGAGGTTATCAGGTTATGCCGATTCGCGTGCAGGACGAGCTACCCGCCGTCAATTTCTTGCGTGAGGAAAACGTCTTTGTCATGACGACTTCCCGCGCTTCAGGTCAGGAAATTCGTCCGCTCAAGGTGCTAATCCTCAACCTGATGCCGAAGAAAATCGAAACGGAAAATCAGTTTTTGCGTCTCCTGTCGAACTCTCCGCTGCAGGTGGATGTTCAGTTACTGCGCATTGATGCTCGTGAGTCGCGTAATACGCCAGCCGAACACCTGAACAACTTTTACTGTAACTTTGAGGATATCTGCGATCAGAACTTCGATGGACTGATCGTCACCGGTGCGCCGCTGGGTCTGGTGGAGTTCAATGATGTTGCCTACTGGCCACAGATCAA
It encodes:
- a CDS encoding acetyltransferase, yielding MVINIRRSQHDEGEKLIAIWCRSVDATHDFLSKEYRIELEELVRSFLPEAPLWVAANEQDEPVAFMLLTGDHMDALFVDPDVRGRGVGKLLIEHALSLAPALTTNVNEQNEQAVGFYKKMGFWVAGRAEVDDLGRPYPLLHLRYHGGSPCL